Proteins from one Caldisalinibacter kiritimatiensis genomic window:
- the yqfC gene encoding sporulation protein YqfC has protein sequence MNKRMEEIKSSLSEILELPKDIMLDLPKITMVGNLQVYIENHKGIIEYSKERIRINTRRGVIRIVGKNMYIRTIVTEEIIVVGEIETVEFLD, from the coding sequence GTGAATAAAAGAATGGAAGAAATTAAATCGAGTTTATCTGAAATTTTAGAGTTACCCAAAGATATAATGTTGGATTTGCCTAAGATTACTATGGTGGGTAATTTACAAGTTTATATAGAGAATCATAAAGGTATTATTGAGTATAGTAAAGAGAGAATTAGAATAAACACAAGAAGAGGGGTTATTAGAATTGTAGGAAAAAATATGTATATAAGGACAATCGTAACTGAAGAGATAATTGTGGTAGGTGAAATAGAAACAGTTGAATTTTTAGATTAG
- the floA gene encoding flotillin-like protein FloA (flotillin-like protein involved in membrane lipid rafts), translated as MAGSFVLTIIIIVAVILFLSLFFTFIPVGLWITAYFSGVKIGIFTLVGMRLRRVIPSRIVNPLIKATKAGLSLGVDKLEAHYLAGGNVNTVVDALIAAQRANISLEFERAAAIDLAGRNVLEAVQVSVNPKVIETPKVAAVAKDGIEVMVKARVTVRANIERLVGGAGEETIIARVGEGIVTTVGSAETHKGVLENPDMISKTVLEKGLDAGTAFEILSIDIADVDVGRNIGAKLQTDQAEADKRIAQAKAEERRAMAVAKEQEMKAEVQSMRAKVIEAEAEVPLALAKALKEGNIGVMDYYNMKNILADTDMRQAISDLNKTDKNNTDK; from the coding sequence ATGGCAGGTAGTTTTGTGCTTACAATTATTATTATAGTAGCAGTTATACTGTTTTTAAGTCTATTTTTTACATTTATTCCAGTAGGGCTGTGGATTACTGCATATTTTTCAGGAGTTAAAATTGGAATCTTTACATTAGTTGGTATGAGACTTAGGAGAGTAATTCCATCTAGAATTGTTAATCCATTAATTAAAGCTACAAAAGCTGGATTGAGTTTAGGAGTAGATAAATTAGAGGCTCATTATTTAGCTGGAGGCAATGTAAATACAGTAGTTGATGCTTTAATAGCAGCACAAAGAGCTAATATTTCACTTGAATTTGAGAGAGCTGCTGCAATTGATTTAGCAGGTAGAAATGTATTGGAAGCTGTACAGGTAAGTGTAAATCCAAAAGTTATTGAAACACCAAAGGTTGCTGCAGTTGCCAAAGATGGTATTGAAGTAATGGTAAAAGCAAGGGTTACTGTAAGAGCAAATATCGAAAGATTAGTTGGTGGAGCAGGTGAAGAAACAATTATTGCTAGGGTAGGTGAAGGTATCGTTACAACAGTAGGTAGTGCAGAGACTCACAAGGGAGTATTAGAAAATCCAGATATGATTTCTAAGACTGTATTAGAAAAAGGGTTAGATGCAGGGACGGCATTTGAAATACTATCAATAGACATAGCTGATGTTGATGTAGGAAGGAATATAGGAGCTAAGCTTCAAACAGACCAAGCTGAAGCGGATAAGAGAATAGCACAAGCTAAAGCAGAAGAAAGAAGAGCAATGGCAGTAGCTAAAGAACAGGAAATGAAGGCAGAAGTTCAGTCAATGAGAGCTAAAGTTATTGAGGCTGAAGCAGAAGTTCCTCTTGCACTTGCTAAAGCATTAAAAGAAGGTAATATTGGCGTTATGGATTACTACAATATGAAAAATATATTAGCTGATACAGATATGAGACAGGCGATTTCAGATTTAAATAAGACAGATAAAAACAATACAGACAAGTAA